From Bacillus sp. FSL K6-3431, the proteins below share one genomic window:
- a CDS encoding DUF4145 domain-containing protein has translation MIKNQPYFYTFLEPVSKELAYLARELENSIYSSPRTMLTHARTFVEAILQKVIRAERMDDLYTTLKDRIDLLNEKGYLTTEIIDALHHIRMSGNKAAHDVRKFRYSEALLSWEAIYTIVKWYIEVYGPVDMMVPDYQDPSTDRNEYDMTELDVRLKNLEELLVVSLGQGHEEATHEETVASTEIITQHTEEPGYTAIRKVTYQDRKLDIPYFLRDAFLLPQRFDKSERFLIKLGAEQQARIMSELPNNLEGLHKHVKRYNEKNDENLFEELHIFIEEEKVRRKLALERPGELFFFYKSDHIVVTEELSKVPLTTDEFTGSPSLIRQLNQDQIETVGQLPRELVILAKYENVGIGTVERLFEQLKGKQKNGSMKRLARNEEICGVLEAR, from the coding sequence ATGATAAAAAATCAACCATATTTTTATACATTTTTAGAGCCTGTTTCGAAAGAATTGGCTTATTTAGCTCGTGAACTTGAAAATAGCATCTATTCAAGTCCCCGCACAATGCTGACACACGCTCGAACGTTTGTCGAGGCGATTCTCCAAAAAGTGATCCGTGCGGAAAGGATGGATGATCTGTACACCACATTAAAGGATCGGATTGATCTCCTGAATGAAAAAGGCTATTTGACAACAGAAATAATAGATGCGCTACATCATATTAGAATGAGCGGAAACAAGGCTGCACATGACGTGCGGAAGTTTCGATATTCAGAAGCACTTCTTTCATGGGAAGCAATCTACACGATTGTTAAGTGGTACATCGAAGTATATGGACCAGTTGATATGATGGTACCAGATTATCAGGATCCTAGTACGGACAGGAATGAGTACGATATGACTGAGTTAGATGTGAGGCTTAAAAACCTTGAAGAACTTTTAGTGGTATCACTTGGACAAGGGCATGAAGAAGCAACACATGAGGAAACTGTAGCATCCACTGAAATTATTACTCAACATACAGAGGAGCCGGGATATACCGCAATACGAAAGGTCACATATCAGGATCGAAAACTTGATATCCCATATTTTTTACGGGATGCATTCCTTTTGCCTCAACGATTTGACAAATCCGAAAGATTTCTTATTAAGCTTGGAGCAGAACAACAAGCGCGAATTATGAGCGAATTGCCAAACAATCTAGAAGGATTGCACAAACATGTAAAACGCTACAACGAAAAGAATGATGAAAACTTATTCGAGGAACTCCATATATTCATTGAAGAGGAAAAAGTGCGAAGGAAATTAGCGCTCGAACGTCCCGGAGAACTTTTCTTCTTTTATAAATCCGACCACATCGTTGTCACTGAAGAACTATCAAAAGTACCGCTCACTACAGATGAATTCACCGGGAGTCCAAGTCTCATCAGGCAGCTTAACCAAGACCAAATCGAAACGGTAGGACAATTGCCAAGGGAGCTAGTCATCCTTGCAAAATACGAAAATGTTGGGATTGGGACTGTGGAAAGATTGTTTGAGCAGTTGAAGGGGAAGCAAAAGAACGGATCGATGAAGAGGTTGGCCAGGAATGAAGAAATTTGTGGTGTGTTGGAGGCCCGATAA
- a CDS encoding carbohydrate ABC transporter permease, with product MNNKQGKGRLHLINKNRGKLFSMDKWLPFFVVLPSLIVVSVFVYIFIGWTGYVSLSNWNSLVPDYSFAGLENYKNLFQSFRFQSDIRNMIFFSIFFILGVLALGQLLAVLLDQNIKGKWLFRNIFLFPMAMSFVVTGVAWRWILNPESGINLILQKFGWSPGWYTDTTIFPGWEVFQIQFGLPLGLIAVLIAAIWQMTGFSLAMYLAGLSGIPEELREAARMDGANAWQTYVKVILPQLKPITYGVILIMLQVSLKIFDLIYTMTGSGPNFVTDMPAIYMYETTFKGSFYAEGAGIAIFMLLLVMFFIIPFIFRRKEEL from the coding sequence ATGAATAACAAACAAGGTAAGGGTAGGCTTCATTTGATTAACAAAAATCGGGGAAAACTATTCTCGATGGATAAATGGTTACCTTTTTTTGTCGTTTTGCCTTCTCTTATTGTGGTTTCTGTTTTCGTTTATATTTTCATAGGATGGACAGGCTATGTGTCTTTAAGTAATTGGAATTCCTTAGTACCCGATTATAGCTTTGCGGGATTGGAGAATTACAAAAACTTATTCCAATCTTTCCGCTTCCAATCCGATATTAGAAACATGATATTTTTCTCTATTTTTTTTATCCTTGGAGTATTGGCTTTAGGGCAGCTACTTGCCGTATTACTAGATCAGAATATAAAAGGAAAATGGCTATTCCGCAATATATTCCTTTTCCCTATGGCTATGTCCTTTGTCGTCACTGGGGTCGCTTGGAGGTGGATACTAAATCCGGAGTCCGGTATCAATCTAATTCTACAAAAGTTCGGTTGGTCACCTGGATGGTATACGGATACGACAATATTCCCGGGGTGGGAAGTATTTCAAATCCAATTTGGACTTCCGTTGGGGTTGATAGCAGTTCTTATAGCAGCTATTTGGCAAATGACAGGTTTTTCATTAGCGATGTATTTGGCTGGACTAAGTGGAATTCCAGAGGAGCTAAGAGAAGCGGCTCGTATGGATGGTGCAAATGCATGGCAAACTTATGTGAAGGTGATACTGCCACAATTAAAGCCGATAACATACGGTGTTATCCTAATTATGCTTCAAGTATCATTAAAAATCTTTGACTTAATTTATACCATGACTGGTTCTGGCCCAAATTTTGTTACAGATATGCCAGCAATTTATATGTATGAAACAACCTTTAAAGGTAGCTTTTATGCAGAAGGTGCAGGAATTGCTATTTTCATGCTTCTCTTAGTGATGTTTTTTATCATACCATTTATTTTTAGACGGAAGGAGGAATTGTAA
- a CDS encoding ABC transporter substrate-binding protein, which yields MSSQKKKNILISIVLIALLVLVACNPNKSSETNGKDSDGNVKLEILSWWTAGGEADALSAVLEGFSARNPSIIVENAAVAGGGGANSQAVLSTRLQGGDPPAVFQAQGGTDLLRWETAGYLENLDSIYEKNGWKEVFPEKIIEMNMKDGHVYGLPMNVHRNNVIWYNKSIFAEYGLEPPKTFEEFFEVSEILKEKDIIPFALGDKNPRWATLVFETVLLEKFGAEKFAQLLSGDLSFDNEGIRESVETFKKILSYTNENHSSLDWQDAADLLINNKAAMHIMGDWESGYFESKNWEPEKDYGWIATPGAEGIFNVVNDSMGLPKNLKNPDEAEQFVEYLGSTEAQEAFNKLKGSIPARTDVDISSFGVYSQSAAADFKKATISISLAGGSATPAGFLSKLDDAVNIFVTQQNVDKFIDLLIQAEPLLKE from the coding sequence ATGTCGTCGCAAAAAAAGAAAAATATATTAATATCAATTGTTTTAATTGCATTATTAGTATTAGTTGCATGCAATCCAAATAAATCATCAGAGACGAACGGTAAAGATTCGGATGGGAATGTGAAATTAGAAATATTAAGCTGGTGGACGGCAGGTGGCGAAGCAGATGCATTGAGTGCTGTTTTGGAAGGATTTAGTGCTAGAAACCCAAGCATAATTGTGGAAAATGCAGCTGTTGCAGGTGGAGGCGGAGCAAATTCGCAGGCTGTTTTATCTACCCGACTTCAAGGGGGGGATCCTCCAGCGGTATTTCAAGCCCAGGGTGGAACAGACCTATTACGTTGGGAAACAGCGGGATATTTAGAAAACCTTGATAGTATTTATGAGAAAAATGGTTGGAAGGAAGTTTTTCCAGAAAAAATTATTGAAATGAATATGAAAGATGGACATGTTTATGGTCTTCCGATGAATGTACACAGAAATAATGTCATTTGGTATAACAAAAGTATCTTTGCAGAATATGGCCTAGAACCACCTAAAACATTTGAAGAATTTTTTGAAGTGAGTGAAATTTTAAAGGAGAAAGATATTATTCCATTCGCCTTAGGTGACAAAAATCCACGATGGGCAACTCTGGTTTTTGAAACTGTCTTATTGGAGAAATTTGGGGCAGAAAAATTTGCACAGTTGTTGAGTGGTGATTTGTCGTTTGATAATGAAGGGATTCGTGAATCAGTTGAAACATTTAAAAAGATATTGAGTTATACAAACGAGAATCATAGTTCACTAGATTGGCAGGATGCAGCAGATCTGTTAATAAACAACAAGGCTGCGATGCATATAATGGGAGATTGGGAATCAGGTTATTTTGAAAGTAAAAATTGGGAGCCTGAAAAAGATTATGGTTGGATAGCTACCCCTGGTGCAGAAGGAATTTTTAATGTAGTCAATGATTCAATGGGATTACCAAAAAATCTTAAAAACCCAGATGAAGCTGAGCAATTTGTCGAGTATTTAGGCTCGACAGAGGCACAAGAAGCGTTTAATAAACTGAAGGGTTCTATTCCAGCTCGGACCGATGTAGATATCTCAAGCTTTGGAGTATATAGTCAATCAGCGGCTGCAGATTTCAAAAAAGCCACTATCTCCATCAGTTTAGCTGGTGGTTCTGCTACACCGGCTGGATTTTTGTCTAAGTTGGATGATGCTGTAAATATATTTGTTACACAGCAAAATGTAGATAAGTTTATTGATTTACTTATACAAGCCGAACCTTTATTAAAAGAATAA
- a CDS encoding sugar phosphate isomerase/epimerase family protein, whose protein sequence is MIKGLSQAGLNKVENVEELINLASANGFGAIDTNGSDLRRWIEEKGIEGAKEFLKEKEVIIGSVAFPVEWRRSEEEFKNDLAILLADIKTASYFNCKTFFTYFMPSTDENPINYLLALTKRIKLCARLLNEYGMTLALEFVGPLHLRNKWNNQFIYDITSTLEWIEIIGESNVGVLLDSFHWHTIGGSRQDILDLKPHQIAYVHINDARDVPIEDVLDDDRLYPGEGVIDLSGFLSALKEINYTGIVSQEILTPEEPTETNDCLAEKSKEAFAKVFSDAGIDSPLINAVHL, encoded by the coding sequence ATGATTAAAGGATTAAGTCAGGCTGGACTCAATAAGGTTGAAAATGTAGAAGAGTTAATAAATCTCGCTTCAGCAAATGGATTTGGAGCTATTGATACAAATGGAAGTGACTTAAGAAGATGGATAGAGGAAAAAGGGATAGAAGGTGCAAAGGAATTTTTAAAAGAAAAAGAAGTTATAATTGGTTCGGTAGCTTTTCCAGTGGAATGGAGAAGATCAGAAGAGGAGTTCAAGAATGATTTAGCGATTCTGTTAGCTGATATAAAAACGGCTTCATATTTTAACTGCAAAACATTTTTCACATACTTTATGCCATCTACTGATGAAAATCCAATAAATTATTTGCTAGCGCTTACAAAGCGTATAAAGCTCTGTGCTCGGCTTTTAAATGAGTATGGGATGACTCTTGCGCTGGAATTTGTTGGTCCCCTTCATTTAAGGAATAAATGGAATAATCAATTTATATATGATATTACATCTACTTTAGAGTGGATCGAAATAATTGGTGAAAGTAATGTAGGGGTTTTGTTGGATAGTTTTCATTGGCATACGATTGGTGGTTCACGACAAGATATCCTTGATTTAAAACCACATCAGATTGCCTATGTTCATATTAATGATGCGAGAGATGTACCTATTGAAGATGTTTTGGATGATGATCGGCTTTATCCGGGCGAAGGTGTAATTGATTTAAGTGGTTTTCTCAGTGCATTAAAGGAAATTAATTATACTGGTATTGTTTCACAAGAAATACTTACTCCAGAAGAACCAACAGAAACAAATGATTGCTTAGCTGAGAAGTCTAAAGAAGCTTTTGCAAAGGTCTTTTCTGATGCTGGAATAGACTCACCCCTTATTAACGCTGTTCATTTATAA
- a CDS encoding LacI family DNA-binding transcriptional regulator produces the protein MAKIQDVARDAGCSISTVSRVLNNPEKVNAETRERVLDSIRNLDYYPNEKAKSLSSKKQNISLGLLIPDITTFYFGELYRGISRTAKNANVDLLLRDLDHDGPFQEQMIDGFVSLKKHGVSGIIISSRIIPEEYDEVINRLRIPVISVLGDHKNEKYSSFKTDDISASFDAITYLVSHGHKNIGIITPSPIENKLVGEPRFRGYKNAISFYNLPFSTKHVAYGNFRYEGGYATMEQILATRNETNISAIFAATDEMAIGAMRCIHDKNLRVPEDISIIGFDNLSISNMVTPKLTTVSQSFEDIGVNSVKYLMKLLEEPHTQLDNGVNFLPHHIVERESVLKVL, from the coding sequence ATGGCGAAAATACAAGATGTAGCTAGAGATGCTGGATGCTCTATATCGACTGTATCTAGGGTTTTAAATAATCCTGAAAAAGTTAATGCTGAAACCAGAGAACGAGTATTGGATAGTATCCGTAATCTAGATTATTACCCCAATGAAAAGGCAAAGTCTTTAAGCTCAAAAAAACAAAATATATCATTAGGCTTATTAATTCCTGATATTACAACGTTCTATTTTGGCGAATTATACAGAGGTATTAGCAGAACAGCCAAAAATGCAAATGTTGATTTATTGCTGCGTGATTTAGACCATGATGGCCCTTTTCAAGAACAGATGATAGATGGATTTGTATCATTAAAGAAACATGGCGTATCTGGTATTATTATATCTAGCAGAATAATTCCAGAGGAATATGATGAAGTAATTAATAGGTTAAGGATTCCGGTAATTTCAGTATTGGGGGATCATAAAAACGAAAAATATTCATCATTTAAAACAGATGATATTAGTGCATCATTTGATGCTATTACATACTTAGTTTCTCATGGTCATAAGAATATAGGAATAATAACTCCCTCACCAATTGAAAATAAATTAGTCGGCGAGCCACGATTTAGAGGTTATAAAAATGCTATAAGTTTTTACAATCTTCCGTTTAGTACAAAGCATGTTGCTTACGGAAACTTTCGTTATGAAGGTGGCTATGCCACGATGGAGCAGATACTTGCAACTCGAAACGAAACAAATATATCTGCTATTTTCGCAGCAACCGATGAAATGGCTATAGGCGCTATGAGGTGCATTCACGATAAAAACCTAAGAGTACCCGAAGATATTTCAATCATAGGCTTCGACAATCTATCGATTTCTAATATGGTTACTCCAAAGTTAACTACCGTTTCACAATCTTTTGAGGATATAGGTGTAAATAGTGTCAAATATTTAATGAAATTGCTGGAAGAACCACACACACAATTAGATAACGGAGTGAATTTTCTTCCACATCACATAGTTGAAAGAGAATCTGTCCTAAAAGTTTTATAA